ttccattgagcatgctttttagtccagcacTAGActcaatctgtgtccaggaaacaggcCCCATATGTATTACTGACATGCTTGTCCTTGTTCAGGACTCCACACACTGGCTTCAGATTGAACCCTTGACTTCCACTGTCCAGGGAGTGACAatgttcaggtaaaataactactTTTAACATTTCATTCCACTTGCTAGTGTATTTCCCCATTACCTTTGGGAATAGTCTTCTAATCCAACCTCTCCATTTGACCATTGACCCTCTCTACCATATCTTGTTGTTGCCCTCAGGCACAGGACACCCAAAGGGAGTTATGAGTGCACAGTGTCTGGGCTCCGctggctgtgtgagagagatgtcatTCTGAAGTATCACTTCAGGAACTGGGAACCCTACAGTCAACTTCTGAAAGACATGCAGTACACACAAGGTGGTCCATTGCTGGACATCACTATGGAGTTAGGTGAACTGGAGGAAGTTCATCTGCCACACTGTGTCTGTTTAGGTAAAACCATATAGAAATAGTATTCAGAAAGACATTTCCATGTAACTGAGTTTCACttcctgaatgaatgaatgaatgaatgaatgaactatTCTGGGAGTTTGAGTTTACTGTGATCTGGTACTGCATATTCTTTGTGTTTTAGATTGATGAATAATACAAtatttgtctttctgtctcctttTTATTGTGTTGTTCAGGGACCAACCCTTCCCTGAGGAATGAGATGAAGATTCTTCATGTAGAGGAACATGGAGTGTCTTTAGAGGAAGTGCATGAGGTCACCAGATTCCATGCTAAGATTCTCCATCCCAAGTTCTCAGTTATCTCTCTGATACTGAGATTACTGTCTTGGAACGTAGATGTCCACTGTGAGCTGATGCTCTATCTGACAGTGAAAAAGGAAACACTAATTCCACGCCTATACCTGTTCCCCAGTAACCCCGGCCAAATACAGGTGAGGTACCTTTATTATAGAGATGACCTTAACTAATCAGTGGTGCAGTTTATGTTGACACTCATTAAATGAAGATAAGTGTGTTGCTAGTTTTCTGAATAATGTTTGAATTAGACTATACATTGACTGGCTGTGTATTCCATGCCTCGTTTCACAGGCTGTGGAACAACAGGAATCAAAGTTTCAAGGGTCTTCAAGGATTCCCATCTCAAGACCAGAGCAGTCCTTCAAACTGAATAGTTCCTTCAGACTGAACATTCCCTGTTCTACCGCCATCAATCCACCGGTACAGTTTTACTAGACTAAGAACATGAATCTGACATTTAAATCACATTTCTAGGCATtgatctctctcgctcgctctcaattcaattcaaatggctttattagcatgggaaacatgtttaaagCAATTTTTCTCAaagatctctccctctctctccccccccctctctctctctctccatctccctccagaGGATCCATCTCATACATAGAGACACCACACCAAGCTTTTTCAAAGCGGTTGTGAAAATGACAGGGATTGACATTGAGATGGAGTTATTCAGTGATGATGAGAGGACAGTATGGAAAGAAATTGTATCACGAGGTAGGAGCACATGTCAATCATCACTTTGTACTTTTGTACCAGATGCTATTTATAGTGATATAACCTCATGTTGTTTATCTTTCAGATGAATACGTCTCTGACACCCGTTCAACAAGTAAGTAAACATGAGAGTTACAgtgcagaaagtattcagaccccttgacttttccacattttcttacattacagccttcttctaaaatggattcaattgttttttccctcatcaatttacacagaataccccatattgacaaagcaaaaacgggtttagacatttttgcaaatgtataaaaaacggaaatatcacatttacataattattcagaccctttactcagtactttgttaaagcacatttggtagcgattacagtcttgaattctcttgggtataacgctacaagctttgcacatctgtatttggggagtttctcccattcttctctgcagatcctctaaagctctgtcaggttggatggggagcgttgctgcacaggtctctccagagatgtttgatcgggttcaagtccgggctctggctgggcctctcatggacattcagagacttgtcccgaagccactcctgcattgtcttgtctgtgtgcttcgggtcgttgtcctgttggaaggtgaaccttggccccagtctgaggtcttgagcgctctggagcaggtttacgAAGACACTGAGAcacaatatatattttgtatttttagatTGATAGAAATTAAATACCTAGGTTATTgttctgttgaaaggtgaattcctctcccagtatctggtgtaaagcagactgaagcaggttttcctctgggattttgcctgttcttagctccatcccgttttctttttatcctgaaaaactccccagtatttgctgatgtcaagcatacccataccatgatgcagccaccaccatgcttgaaaataaggaggcagttactcagtgatgtgttggatttgccccaaacatgaggctttgcatttaggccaaaaagtgtctTCCTTCgtagatgtttttttttacagtattactttagtaccttgttccatataagatgcatgttttggaatatttttattctgtatatttgtattcttcttttcactctgtccctTAAGTCGTTATTATAGAGtcactataatgttgttgatccatcctcagttttctcccatcacagacaTTGAACTCTGGAACTGTTTTAAATTCACCAATGCCCTGATGGTAAcgtccctgagcagtttccttcctgtcctgcagctcagttcagaaggacgactgtatctttgatgtgtctgggtggtttaatatgtaatccacagcataattattaacttgaccatacTTAAAGAGATATTAAATGtatgatttgttattgttacccatctaccaatcactgcccttctttatgaggtttTGAAAAAGATCCCTGGTCtttgtatatagtatgtatatagttgaatctgtgcttaaaATGtgatacttgactgagggaccttgcagatgttgtatgtatgggggacaggtccactttgacattacagagcaTTTTCAGTAGATTgatgacaaaacattacaattaaatccattttaatcccactatgtaacacaatagagaaatccaaggggtatgaATTATTTTGCAAGGCTCTGTATGTTATGTGGAATAGACAATCGTGTCAGCCAGGGTAGGTGTCAATTCCAAATAAattagtcaattcaggaagtgaactgaaattccaattcaataacTGGAAAAGGGCATCTACtttcaatgacttctcaataaacAGAATagtaattttatttatttttattgactgACTTGAATGTGAATTGACCACAACCCTGGAGTCAGCTCTATTCAATAAATTACTATCAGGGGAATGATAACTGGAGAGACTGTTAGATGTAGAAACAGCTGCTGTTCACCCTAAACACATAATAATTTAATTCACCCCCCTTCAGCATTAACACTCCCTGGGATTCCTGCTGAGGAGTTTCTGAAGAAACACAGGGCTATACTCATTCAGGGAGTCAAAAACCCAATGCCAATAGCAGATGATCTGTCGTCAAAGAGCATGATTGGTGATGAAGAGTACTCcagaataaaagctgaaacaacTGAACAGGACCGAATGAGAGAACTACTGAATGCAGTCCTCCCTAAAGGACCAGAAGTGACGGGAGCTTGTCTCAAAGCTCTCATTGAACATGAACACCATCTTGTTAAGTACTTGAGTGAATCTAGGTAAGACCGTTTAATTTGATCTCGTCCTTGAATATGTGGAATGATTAAATATAGGTCAAATAAAAACATAGCTACCCAGATCAAAGAGAAAAAGTATTTTTTAGAATGGAAGCATGTTTTTGTGTTGCTGTCTGTAATAAATGACTCTTATCATAGTTCTATCATAGAACcaccatcacatcattatctcaggtgtatcataggaccatcatcacatcattatctcaggtgtatcataggaccatcatcacatcattatctcaggtgtatcataggaccatcattatctcaggtgtatcatagaaccatcatcacatcattatctcaggtgtatcataggatcatcatcacatcattatctcaggtgtatcatagaaccatcatcacatcattatctcaggtgtatcataggatcatcatcacatcattatctcaggtgtatcatagaaccatcatcacatcattatctcaggtgtatcataggatcatcatcacatcattatctcaggtgtatcataggaccatcaccacatcattatctcaggtgtatcataggaccatcatcacatcattatctcaggtgtatcatagaaccatcacatcattatctcaggtgtatcataggaccatcattatctcaggtgtatcatagaaccatcatcacatcattatctcaggtgtatcataggaccaccatcacatcattatctcaggtgtatcataggaccatcattatctcaggtgtatcatagaaccatcatcacatcattatctcaggtgtatcataggaccaccatcacatcattatctcaggtgtatcataggaccatcatcacatcattatctcaggtgtatcataggaccatcatcacatcattatctcaggtgtatctcACTCCTCATTCTTCTCCATACTTTctgatctctctcttcccttctcctccatcctctgtcttgtagcacctaatctgaagatgctgaggcctgtctcctagtctgtggacaaagacacttcttcacctaatctgaagatgctgaggcctgtctcctagtctgtggacaaagacacttcttcacctaatccgAAGacgctgaggcctgtctcctagtctgtggacaaagacacttcttcacctaatctgaagatgctgaggcctgtctcctagtctgtggacaaagacacttcttcacctaatctgaagatgctgaggcctgtctcctagtctgtggacaaagacacttcttcacctaatctgaagacgctgaggcctgtctcctagtctgtggacaaagacacttacAATCATTTAAGGGAAATGTTTGTTTGTGCTATTCTTTTAACAAATGTCTGTGTTTTATTAATGTGCTGTTCTATAAAGTAATTTGTGTGTTCATCAAgtggctgactgtacaaatcctcactatcagtagctgTAATTTGGCAGTAAGCCCAGACGTTGTTTTGAGAAggagatatctcagtttcaaggtctcagcttagagagaagaagcctggtgaggtgttggtctgttaaatgttatgaaccagtattggtctgttaaatgttatgaaccagtactggtcggtcacatgaatggaACATAACAGTAATGAttcattaattatgctaaatcatgcaaatataacttgtctgtgtatagccgtttacaagacaactgctgggtctgaccagggagagctcctgattgacatgtgttctATGGTACATTGAGTTGGGTCTGACCAGGGAAAGCTCCTgattggttggaacctctccagctcgctgacaataaacaatgattcatttcagattgacttcgagtgtctctgtgtgaaagaatttccacaacatgATATTGA
This region of Salmo trutta unplaced genomic scaffold, fSalTru1.1, whole genome shotgun sequence genomic DNA includes:
- the LOC115189428 gene encoding NACHT, LRR and PYD domains-containing protein 1b allele 3; amino-acid sequence: MLFSPALDSICVQETGPICITDMLVLVQDSTHWLQIEPLTSTVQGVTMFRHRTPKGSYECTVSGLRWLCERDVILKYHFRNWEPYSQLLKDMQYTQGGPLLDITMELGELEEVHLPHCVCLGTNPSLRNEMKILHVEEHGVSLEEVHEVTRFHAKILHPKFSVISLILRLLSWNVDVHCELMLYLTVKKETLIPRLYLFPSNPGQIQAVEQQESKFQGSSRIPISRPEQSFKLNSSFRLNIPCSTAINPPRIHLIHRDTTPSFFKAVVKMTGIDIEMELFSDDERTVWKEIVSRDEYVSDTRSTTLTLPGIPAEEFLKKHRAILIQGVKNPMPIADDLSSKSMIGDEEYSRIKAETTEQDRMRELLNAVLPKGPEVTGACLKALIEHEHHLVKYLSESST